In one window of Phormidium ambiguum IAM M-71 DNA:
- the ctpA gene encoding carboxyl-terminal processing protease CtpA codes for MKNRFLRFVLLLILSVILGLGWWVPSATADTENQKLLAEVWRIVNQSYVDETFNHQNWWLVRQNAMKQRTKNREETYSVIGKMLASLDDPFTRHLQPSQYRNLQVSTSGELTGVGLQIALDDETGILQVIAPIAGSPAEKAGIRPGDRILEIDRVSTTQFTLDEAAAKMRGPMGSQVILTVEGKQEAAKEVILVRDRIALNPVIAELRSSPGTVPVGYIRLNQFNGNAVAEVAHAISNLEKQGADAYILDLRNNPGGLLQAGIEIARLWLDRGTIVYTVNRQGIIGSFEATNAALTKDPLVVLVNRGTASASEILAGALQDNQRAQIVGEKTFGKGLIQSLFDLSDGSGLAVTVAKYETPNHHDINKLGITPDRVISWEPTAFDQVATATDQQYQTAFELLTSSSVVANAG; via the coding sequence ATGAAAAACCGTTTTTTGCGATTTGTTCTTTTACTGATTCTCTCAGTTATTTTGGGATTAGGTTGGTGGGTTCCGTCTGCTACGGCTGATACCGAAAATCAAAAGCTATTAGCAGAAGTATGGCGCATTGTCAATCAATCATACGTAGATGAAACATTTAACCATCAAAATTGGTGGTTAGTGCGGCAAAACGCCATGAAGCAACGCACCAAGAACCGAGAAGAAACCTATTCTGTAATTGGCAAGATGTTAGCTAGTTTAGACGATCCTTTCACGCGACATCTTCAGCCGAGTCAATACCGGAATTTACAGGTATCTACTTCTGGGGAACTCACAGGGGTTGGGCTACAGATTGCCTTGGATGACGAAACAGGTATTTTACAGGTGATCGCGCCTATTGCGGGATCGCCAGCCGAAAAAGCAGGAATTAGACCGGGCGATCGAATTTTAGAAATCGATCGTGTTTCTACTACTCAGTTTACTTTAGATGAAGCTGCCGCTAAGATGCGTGGCCCAATGGGTAGTCAAGTAATCTTGACTGTGGAAGGGAAACAGGAAGCAGCTAAAGAAGTGATACTAGTGCGCGATCGCATAGCCTTAAATCCAGTAATTGCCGAATTACGTTCTTCTCCCGGAACTGTTCCAGTCGGTTACATTCGCCTGAACCAATTTAATGGTAACGCCGTAGCAGAAGTAGCTCATGCGATCTCTAACTTAGAAAAACAAGGTGCGGACGCTTATATTTTAGATTTGCGGAATAACCCCGGCGGATTATTACAAGCGGGAATTGAAATCGCCCGTTTGTGGTTGGATCGAGGTACGATCGTCTACACAGTAAATCGTCAAGGCATAATTGGTAGTTTTGAAGCTACAAACGCTGCACTCACAAAAGATCCTTTGGTAGTTTTAGTTAATCGTGGTACTGCTAGTGCTAGCGAAATTCTCGCAGGCGCTTTACAAGATAATCAACGCGCCCAAATCGTCGGAGAAAAAACCTTTGGTAAAGGTTTAATTCAATCATTGTTTGACTTGTCTGATGGTTCTGGGTTAGCGGTAACTGTTGCTAAATATGAAACACCTAACCATCATGATATTAACAAGTTGGGGATTACTCCCGATCGTGTAATTAGCTGGGAACCCACTGCTTTCGATCAAGTTGCTACAGCAACAGATCAGCAGTATCAAACTGCTTTTGAGTTATTAACCAGTTCTTCAGTTGTGGCAAATGCCGGATAA
- a CDS encoding calcium-binding protein, which produces MPASPPFFVLTDLADNFTIGTGLLDSLPGGLLALAGNDTVIGSNQADIVNGNQGNDRLILGKGNDIIFGGQGNDTIAGEQDQDFFSGDIGNDILYGGSINNQLPDLADTIYGGEGNDSIFGQDGNDFLNGNQDNDYLVGGAGNDSIRGGKGSDVLLGEQGLDTLIGDNDQDALSGGVAETGTTEVDVFVLRGDTGANALSQADLILDFSAGDKIGITNFTGGIGSLVLQEILPVSVTDFINQLSPELRAAQQSGLIDLNDFAVDGLIQGTAISLTANGSFLGVVLNQGIVQVNAALFNTSEA; this is translated from the coding sequence ATGCCAGCAAGTCCACCATTTTTCGTCTTAACAGACCTGGCAGATAACTTTACGATCGGCACAGGACTACTAGATTCATTACCAGGTGGTTTACTAGCATTAGCCGGAAACGATACAGTCATTGGATCGAACCAAGCAGATATCGTTAACGGCAACCAAGGAAACGATCGCTTAATCTTAGGAAAAGGTAATGACATCATCTTTGGCGGTCAAGGAAACGATACGATCGCAGGCGAACAAGACCAAGACTTCTTTTCCGGCGACATCGGAAATGACATACTCTACGGTGGCAGTATCAACAACCAACTCCCAGATTTAGCTGACACCATTTACGGTGGCGAAGGAAACGACAGCATCTTTGGCCAAGATGGAAATGACTTCCTCAACGGTAATCAAGACAATGACTACCTTGTAGGTGGTGCTGGAAATGACTCCATTCGTGGCGGAAAAGGTAGTGATGTCCTGTTGGGCGAGCAAGGTCTTGACACATTAATTGGCGACAACGATCAAGATGCCTTGAGTGGAGGTGTCGCAGAAACAGGAACTACAGAAGTTGATGTCTTTGTCCTGCGCGGAGATACTGGCGCTAACGCTCTATCCCAAGCAGATCTAATTTTAGATTTTTCTGCTGGCGACAAAATAGGAATTACCAATTTTACCGGGGGAATTGGTTCGTTAGTTCTACAAGAAATTCTTCCCGTTTCGGTTACTGACTTTATAAATCAATTATCCCCCGAATTACGAGCAGCACAACAATCAGGCTTAATCGATTTAAATGACTTTGCTGTTGACGGTTTGATTCAAGGTACAGCAATTAGTCTTACTGCTAACGGTTCTTTTCTTGGTGTTGTTCTCAATCAAGGTATTGTCCAAGTCAATGCTGCTTTATTTAACACTTCTGAAGCTTAG
- a CDS encoding histidine kinase, which yields MVTPCHIVVEGNPVVVYASRNGAPGRVLPILEPFLEKFWQERETCGEYDDTPECLVAQIVVRFGYEICEDDFSNLRVGVNYAPDVEYIYFIRMNHQLSTLIPSAEYRSNPNLGIQACREFVTESC from the coding sequence ATGGTTACACCTTGTCATATTGTCGTTGAAGGCAATCCCGTAGTCGTCTACGCCAGTAGAAATGGCGCACCTGGTAGAGTCTTACCGATCCTCGAACCATTCTTAGAAAAATTTTGGCAAGAGAGAGAAACCTGTGGCGAGTACGACGACACCCCTGAATGTTTAGTGGCTCAAATTGTCGTCAGATTTGGTTATGAAATTTGCGAAGACGATTTTTCCAACCTCCGCGTTGGAGTAAACTATGCCCCTGACGTTGAATACATCTATTTCATTCGTATGAATCATCAACTTAGCACCTTAATTCCTAGTGCTGAGTATCGCAGCAATCCCAATTTGGGTATTCAAGCTTGCCGCGAATTTGTTACAGAAAGCTGTTAA